GGTTATTAATCCGTGGAATAGTGAAGCACAAAATCGTCGAAAAAAGCGACTCTACCGCAATCAGAGCAGTCGGGTAGCTCAGTTCTCGGGGAAGAGATTAGCTTTCGCTAACGCGAAGCAGTATATCACGCTAGAAGTTTCGGTTAATGCCTTAAATTACTTCGGAGATATTGCACCCAAATCAAGCTTTGCCAGTACCGATATTTCTTTTACTCGCCCCGGCATAGGTGTTTCCTCTAGTGTTCGGTTAGGCCAATCTTTATCGGCTCGTTTGGGATTTATGTGGGGACGGCTCAGTAGTAGTGATTTCAGAGTAGCTGACCCTGATGACCAGGATGACGTTTACCGCTACGCTCGGAATTTACAATTTCGCAACAATATCAAGGATTTATCGCTAATGTTGGTATACGATATTTTTTCTAATCCTTACACAGTAACTTTGCGTCAATCGTTCACCCCTTACGTTTTTGCGGGGGTTTCGGTATTTCACCATAGTCCGCAAGGTTTGGTACCATCTGAGGCAGTGCTTTATCCGGATAATACCCTTTCGGCTGAACAGATACCCCAGTCGGGAGAGTGGGTAGCCCTAAAACCTCTCCAGACGGAAGGACAAAACTATTCTAATTTTTCTTTCAGTATACCGGTGGGGGTTGGACTACGGTTTCGCCTTAATCAGCTAATGGATATTGAAGCTGAAGTAAACTATCGCTTCTTATTTACTGACTACCTAGACGATGTGAGTACCGACTACGTAGACAAAGGCACGCTAGACGGTGATTTAGCCAGGATCATGTCAGACCGATCGCTAGAACCAGTAGATGTGATTTCGGGCGATTCCCGAGAGTCCCTATTTACCGATGCTACTAGTGGAATAAATACCAACTTAGCTACTTATACCGGAGCAGATGGCGTGGAGTACGTTCACCTACCGGGCTACGGCCAAGCTGGTGCTCAGCGAGGGAACCCTGGTGATAATGATGTTTTCTTAACAACTACAATCCGATTAGTAATTATGCTAGGCCGTAGCCCATTTGCTAATTCTGGATACCGCCCCCGATAACTACGAGCATTTAGGATATTCTTTCCAGATTTCTTCTGACTGGTTATACCAAAATGGGCGTATTGCAGTTATATTTGCAATGCAAAAGACTTTTCTGCCCTTTTTACCCATGAAATACTTAGGAGCAATACCGCTCATTCTACTACTACTTTGCTTGTCGGAGAGCAAATTGCTCGCTCAGCAAAATGAAATCGGGATTGGTATTGGTGGAACTAATTACACCGGCGATGTAGTTCCGGCTTTCGGAATGAGACATACCCGCCCTGGCGGTTTTATATTGTATCGGCGAAATTTCACTGACTACCTAAGTGTTAGGGGTAATTTTATGTTCGGTGGCCTAGCTGGTTCAGACAACCCACCGTTTGATGCTTTGGCGCAGCAGCGCGATACGGCTTTCAGCACTACCGTAGCAGAATTAACCGCCGTAGTCGAGTATCACTTTCTTGATTATAAAAAGAACATTAATTTACTGCGGTGGTCGCCCTACTTCTTTATTGGTGCCGGAGTCTCATTTTTTGGACCACCTGCTCCCGAAACTCCATCGCATAGCCGCCTTCAACCGATAGTACCAGTAGGCATCGGGTTTAAATACATTCTTTCACCGGAGTTTACTCTATCAGCTGAGGCAGGTATCCGGAAAACGTTCTTCGATTATATTGATAATGTATCGGATAGCAATTCTGTGGTGAAAAATTATGAATACGGTAATCGGTACAATAACGACTGGTACTATTTTATTGGCGTATCACTGAGTTATACCTTCTGGACCATCCCTTGTCCTTATCTCTTCAGCAGCTAATCGTACATTTAGCGATCTGTTTTTTTCTTCCCGATGTTGCGATAATTCTTCCTTCAAATGGAAAAGGCTAATACTCGTTCAGTATTAGCCTCTTCTCGGTTGTATCGTCGGTAATATTATCGCTTAACTAGCCGATAGATAAACAGCAAGAGTACCGCTCCGCCAGTGGCTACCAAAATTGTTGTAACATTGAACCCGCCCGAAGAAATACTTAGCAACTCTCTAGCTAGAAAGCCTCCAACTAGCGCGCCAGCAATACCAATTAAAATAGTGACAATAAAGCCTCCGGGGTCTTTTCCCGGCATAAGAAATTTACCCAGGGCACCAGCAACAAGCCCCACGACGATCCATGCAAGAATACTCATAATTGTATAATTAAGTTTGGTTAAAAAATAATTGTGTAGTCAGTTGTGCTAAAAATATAGATTCAATACAAGCCTAAAACTATTCTCTCCGCTAATTGTTGGACATTATTACCAGTTAATTCATACTAATCGCCGATCCATCTTTCTTCAAAGTAATTAGGTACTCCACCAGTGATACTAAATCCTCCTGACTCATGCTACGTTCCAAATTATCAAACATCAGCGACTGATCCATCTCTTCCATAGTAGCAATTTGGTCGCGAGCGTAGGTTTCGGTGCGTCCACCGTACATACGAAGTTGAACTTCATCTTCCGTTTTGCTTAGCACGTAGCCGGTCACCTGACTTCCGTCGTTAAGTTTCAGATTGTACCCCTCGTAACCAAAACTAATACCTTTACTAGGTTCTAGAATCGCTACGTACATACCATCTTTCCCTAGCTTATCGCCTATTTCTGACAAGCCAGGCCCGTAGTCAACTCCTTGCCCATCCACTACATGGCAATTTTGGCAATACTGAGCAAACACCGTTTGACCATGAGCAATATCTCCCTGCATAGTCACTAGTTGTTTGATGGGTGGTAAATCAGAAGCCTCCTGATCAATACCCAACAGTAAAGCCCCTTCTTCGTAGATTGAGTTTCGCATAGCCATAGAAAACACTTTGGCCGCGGCTGAATCCAGATCAGCGTGCAGGTCGCCGCTGCGTACCATATCCAATAAGCGGTTCTCGCCACCCCAACTACCAGCAAAGGCCATGACTGCCTCGCGCCGCAAACTCAGTGGCCGTTGTTGATTTGCTATAACACCTTGCAGCACATCAATTGATTTCTCACTGTTTACTCGCTTCAAAGCTTGAATCAAATCCATTTGCTCTTCCGTGCTTCCCTCTTCCAGCATATTTGTTATCAGCGATTCACCCTCAAAATCAAGTAGCAGCTTGGCAGCTTCTACCCCCACAGCTTCTTGGGGCTTTTCTAAGGCAAGTGCTAGTAAGGCTGGTTGATACTCCTTCAATTCGTAGCGTTTCACTAATTCTACGTACGTATCGCTTCCGGCTACATTATCTAAAGAAGCTTGCAAAGCAGTTTTCAGTTGGGGTGATTGCTTTACCCGATCAGCATCAATATGGTTCAACGCCAGAATAGTGATTTCCTCCTGATTAGGGTGCTGCTGTACCGCGAGGTTCGCCAGTACTTCCTGCTTAGATTCATCTTGATGAAAATCAAATGCTCGGAAATAGCGCAGGCGATCAGGGTACGTATTTGCTTCTGACTCCTGAATAAGCTCAGCCAGCAGCGGAATGGTTTCTTTGCTACGCATTCGCCAGATGATATCACGGCCCACCGGCGTATCCCAGTCATCACCCACTTCGTTCATCCAAGCTTTAAAGCGGGACTCAGCGTATAAATCAGCTCCAATGCCCAGTGCTTCCAGGTACCAACGATCTTTGCTATCGTGTTGTGTAGCCAGGGTAGCCCATAGTTTATCTGACTCGGGCGAATCAAGGTAGCGTAAGGCCAAAGCCACTTCGCGGCGCACTTGCGGTGATTCATCTTTCACCATTTTTTGTAAGACTGGTGTTATATCGCGGTCTTGCTGGCGAGCCATGCGGATTCCGGCTATTCGTAAGTCAGCATTTTCGCTCTGAAGAGCCTGCTCAACGTACTCTACGCCTTTGCCATCTAGTTTCGATAGCAGCCATAAAGCTCGGGCCTGATTACGAGGGTTTTCAGAGTCGGCCAGTGCTACCAACGCCGTTTCGGCTTGGCTACCCATTTCGTGTAGTGTTTTCCAGGCTAGGTAGCGAACCGATAAGTTAGGGTTTTGTAGCCCCTCGACGGCTCCTTCAACGGAAGACAGATTAATATCGGGGGATTGGTACTTCTGCTCAGAAGAAGAGAAAAGTGATTTTTCCTGCTTCGGAGCTATGCGGTAGATACGTCCCTGCTGAAGGTCACCCACCTGATGTCCACCCACGCCCGGATCGTACCAATCGGCGATAAACAGTGAGCCGTCGGGGGCTACGGTAACGTCAGAGGGACGAAACCACTGGTCTTTTCCGGTGACAATATTCTCCATTTTAGCTGCGTAGCCTGCTCCGCTATTTTCTACTGGGTAAGCCCGCACCACATTCGGCCCGGCATCAGCATGAATCACCTGATTGCGAAAGCGTTTGGGGAGTAGATCACCTTCGTACACTAGAATTCCGGTAGGGGAACCCGCTCCGGTTTGCAGCAGGTTCGGAACCACGCCCGGATCGTTTAGGTGCCAGTGGCGTTTCGGAATTTCGTCGTGCATTCCAGTACGATAAGTGCGCCAGTTTTCACCACTCATTTCATCCCGATAACCGTAGTTACCGTACTCCATTACGTAGTTGATACGTACTCCTTTGTTTCCATCATCGTCATTGTCAGATTGCCACAGCGTACCGTAAGAGTCGACCGCTACTT
This region of Tunicatimonas pelagia genomic DNA includes:
- a CDS encoding PVC-type heme-binding CxxCH protein; the protein is MSGINCVKFVWLVVIISMAFWQCSSQEEKAVVDYGSLTDDEKRSVEYAVVGLEVADDLEATLFAAEPMVANPTNMDIDHRGRVWVCEGYNYRPTLNPDNPTKKEGDRILILEDEDSDGRADKSTVFYQGNDVNAALGIWVMDNQAIVSCSPNVFILTDTDGDDMADKKEILFTGLSGEQHDHAIHAVVFGPDGKLYFNFGNAGEKILDKDGNPITEQAGIPVSAQGDPYREGMVFRCDPDGSNFEVLGHNFRNNYEVAVDSYGTLWQSDNDDDGNKGVRINYVMEYGNYGYRDEMSGENWRTYRTGMHDEIPKRHWHLNDPGVVPNLLQTGAGSPTGILVYEGDLLPKRFRNQVIHADAGPNVVRAYPVENSGAGYAAKMENIVTGKDQWFRPSDVTVAPDGSLFIADWYDPGVGGHQVGDLQQGRIYRIAPKQEKSLFSSSEQKYQSPDINLSSVEGAVEGLQNPNLSVRYLAWKTLHEMGSQAETALVALADSENPRNQARALWLLSKLDGKGVEYVEQALQSENADLRIAGIRMARQQDRDITPVLQKMVKDESPQVRREVALALRYLDSPESDKLWATLATQHDSKDRWYLEALGIGADLYAESRFKAWMNEVGDDWDTPVGRDIIWRMRSKETIPLLAELIQESEANTYPDRLRYFRAFDFHQDESKQEVLANLAVQQHPNQEEITILALNHIDADRVKQSPQLKTALQASLDNVAGSDTYVELVKRYELKEYQPALLALALEKPQEAVGVEAAKLLLDFEGESLITNMLEEGSTEEQMDLIQALKRVNSEKSIDVLQGVIANQQRPLSLRREAVMAFAGSWGGENRLLDMVRSGDLHADLDSAAAKVFSMAMRNSIYEEGALLLGIDQEASDLPPIKQLVTMQGDIAHGQTVFAQYCQNCHVVDGQGVDYGPGLSEIGDKLGKDGMYVAILEPSKGISFGYEGYNLKLNDGSQVTGYVLSKTEDEVQLRMYGGRTETYARDQIATMEEMDQSLMFDNLERSMSQEDLVSLVEYLITLKKDGSAISMN
- a CDS encoding DUF6089 family protein — encoded protein: MVINPWNSEAQNRRKKRLYRNQSSRVAQFSGKRLAFANAKQYITLEVSVNALNYFGDIAPKSSFASTDISFTRPGIGVSSSVRLGQSLSARLGFMWGRLSSSDFRVADPDDQDDVYRYARNLQFRNNIKDLSLMLVYDIFSNPYTVTLRQSFTPYVFAGVSVFHHSPQGLVPSEAVLYPDNTLSAEQIPQSGEWVALKPLQTEGQNYSNFSFSIPVGVGLRFRLNQLMDIEAEVNYRFLFTDYLDDVSTDYVDKGTLDGDLARIMSDRSLEPVDVISGDSRESLFTDATSGINTNLATYTGADGVEYVHLPGYGQAGAQRGNPGDNDVFLTTTIRLVIMLGRSPFANSGYRPR
- a CDS encoding GlsB/YeaQ/YmgE family stress response membrane protein — its product is MSILAWIVVGLVAGALGKFLMPGKDPGGFIVTILIGIAGALVGGFLARELLSISSGGFNVTTILVATGGAVLLLFIYRLVKR
- a CDS encoding DUF6089 family protein, translating into MLILDTAPDNYEHLGYSFQISSDWLYQNGRIAVIFAMQKTFLPFLPMKYLGAIPLILLLLCLSESKLLAQQNEIGIGIGGTNYTGDVVPAFGMRHTRPGGFILYRRNFTDYLSVRGNFMFGGLAGSDNPPFDALAQQRDTAFSTTVAELTAVVEYHFLDYKKNINLLRWSPYFFIGAGVSFFGPPAPETPSHSRLQPIVPVGIGFKYILSPEFTLSAEAGIRKTFFDYIDNVSDSNSVVKNYEYGNRYNNDWYYFIGVSLSYTFWTIPCPYLFSS